In the Geobacter sp. FeAm09 genome, one interval contains:
- a CDS encoding CxxxxCH/CxxCH domain-containing protein yields MKRLFKPALCALVAVTLFACSKGNDKAANIDPRTGKHPAGWAVANTGGSHPAAFLSVPSSCYECHGKDLKGGISAVSCFTASRSGMTCHANGPSGHPAGWAAPDVHGAAAKAALSGMNGLAHCQVCHGADFSGGIAKKSCLNTAGCHGAGIMAAHSPKPWLSRIGGRSHTSADASNAAACAVCHTAGANSSRTPATPAPAGTAPGCFNNTLCHGVEGHAFASWTSGSFHGAAAKAAGGGITVNGQYSPVSSFASCSVCHGTDYGGGTAQQTCLKTAGCHGANVAAPHPARPWRSTTGGATHTTTDTSNAGQCAICHTNGANSTRAPRAGDPVGITGCFNNTLCHGTEGHPTGWSAAAQHGAAAKGAPGATTGFSSCQPCHGTTFNNGAEPSCTNTLGCHGLFVSSPHPAKPWSSTVAGASTHTTTDPGNAAICAACHTAGANSTVVPPNPASGTAGCYNNTLCHFHQIPFAPPTVDPSVHGGLAKQDLTVCQTCHGVKGTTAFDGLALAGGVTTIACSGCHTFAKAHPTAWQGSTVNPGETVIYSHRTAGNIANACSLCHDVTQGRTPPLATAPSCFSTTFTNSLAQAGTCHANGPGAAPHSVPYPNHNATARSNFNYCLGCHQVAANAAGSKPPGCQNCHLSDPTATPTGCTSCHAKPPAGTAYPNIAGVHASHAVLNVTENATQTAVCDQCHTGLGLGTLDHLNRARARASAVQANPVVFGSLAFTGGLAPTYTAATQTCTATYCHGNTLDKPASAILSPSWTTPFLTGSAASDCIKCHGYPPSSHAAGMTPTQCITCHPHVNSSGTGFTDATKHINGVVDATGSHAVPYLTHNASAAASCLAANGGCHSTGTAASPYPAATGVPPDCMSCHTLADPLGTGNGLGNCKSCHGTGGTGTLAAPTGTTWPNIRGTNTNARHPSHQGSSCGYCHPNVDTTGRFTGTIAAGTVAAGSGAGVNHGPNKTMTSGTSQTNVVNTAAGIVPKTPRGTGATCTHGSITAGNCHNGSGTQTW; encoded by the coding sequence ATGAAACGCCTGTTCAAGCCAGCCCTGTGTGCACTCGTTGCCGTGACGCTCTTCGCCTGCTCCAAGGGCAACGACAAGGCAGCCAACATCGACCCGCGCACCGGCAAGCATCCCGCCGGCTGGGCGGTCGCCAATACCGGCGGGAGCCACCCGGCGGCCTTTCTCAGCGTGCCCAGTTCCTGCTACGAATGCCACGGCAAGGACCTGAAGGGGGGCATCAGCGCCGTGAGCTGCTTCACCGCCTCGCGCAGCGGCATGACCTGCCATGCCAATGGGCCGTCGGGGCATCCGGCCGGCTGGGCCGCGCCCGACGTCCATGGCGCCGCGGCCAAGGCGGCCTTGAGCGGCATGAACGGCCTGGCCCACTGCCAGGTATGTCACGGCGCCGACTTCTCCGGCGGCATCGCCAAGAAATCCTGCCTGAATACCGCCGGCTGCCACGGCGCGGGCATCATGGCGGCCCATTCGCCCAAGCCCTGGCTGTCGCGCATCGGCGGGCGTAGCCACACCTCCGCCGATGCGTCCAACGCCGCGGCCTGCGCCGTCTGCCACACGGCCGGCGCCAATTCGTCACGCACCCCCGCCACCCCCGCACCGGCGGGGACCGCGCCCGGCTGCTTCAACAACACCCTCTGCCACGGCGTCGAGGGGCATGCCTTTGCCAGCTGGACCTCCGGCAGCTTCCACGGCGCGGCTGCCAAGGCCGCGGGAGGGGGCATCACCGTCAACGGCCAGTACAGCCCGGTCAGCTCCTTCGCCAGTTGCAGCGTGTGCCACGGGACTGACTATGGCGGCGGGACCGCCCAGCAGACCTGCCTGAAGACGGCCGGCTGCCACGGGGCCAACGTCGCCGCGCCCCACCCGGCCCGCCCGTGGCGCTCCACCACCGGTGGGGCGACCCACACCACCACCGACACCAGCAATGCGGGGCAGTGCGCCATCTGCCACACGAACGGCGCCAATTCCACCCGGGCACCCCGGGCCGGCGACCCCGTGGGCATCACCGGCTGCTTCAACAACACCCTCTGCCATGGCACGGAAGGCCACCCGACCGGGTGGAGCGCCGCTGCCCAGCACGGCGCCGCAGCCAAGGGAGCGCCCGGCGCGACCACCGGCTTCTCCTCGTGCCAGCCCTGCCACGGCACCACCTTCAACAACGGGGCCGAGCCGTCCTGCACCAACACCCTCGGCTGCCACGGTCTGTTCGTGTCGTCGCCCCACCCGGCCAAGCCCTGGTCGTCCACGGTGGCCGGCGCCTCCACCCACACCACCACCGATCCGGGGAATGCGGCCATCTGCGCGGCATGCCACACGGCCGGCGCCAACTCCACCGTCGTTCCCCCCAACCCGGCCAGCGGCACCGCCGGCTGCTACAACAACACCCTCTGCCACTTCCACCAGATACCCTTTGCCCCGCCCACGGTGGACCCGTCGGTCCATGGGGGGCTGGCCAAACAGGACCTGACCGTCTGCCAGACCTGCCACGGCGTCAAGGGGACCACCGCTTTCGACGGCCTGGCCCTGGCCGGCGGCGTCACGACCATCGCCTGCTCCGGTTGCCACACCTTTGCCAAGGCCCACCCGACAGCCTGGCAGGGGAGCACGGTCAACCCGGGTGAAACGGTCATCTACTCCCACCGCACGGCCGGCAACATCGCCAATGCCTGTTCCCTCTGCCATGATGTCACCCAGGGACGCACCCCGCCCCTGGCCACGGCGCCAAGCTGTTTCAGCACCACCTTCACCAACAGCCTGGCCCAGGCGGGGACCTGCCACGCCAACGGCCCGGGGGCGGCGCCCCACAGCGTGCCCTATCCCAACCACAACGCCACGGCCCGCAGCAACTTCAACTACTGCCTGGGGTGCCACCAGGTCGCGGCCAATGCCGCCGGCTCGAAACCGCCGGGATGCCAGAACTGCCACCTGAGCGATCCCACGGCCACGCCCACCGGCTGCACCTCCTGCCATGCCAAACCGCCGGCCGGGACGGCCTATCCCAACATCGCCGGGGTGCATGCCTCCCATGCCGTTCTGAACGTCACCGAGAACGCCACCCAAACCGCCGTCTGCGACCAGTGCCATACCGGCCTGGGGCTGGGGACCCTCGACCACCTCAACCGGGCCCGGGCGCGCGCCAGTGCGGTCCAGGCCAACCCGGTCGTCTTCGGCAGCCTGGCCTTCACCGGCGGCCTGGCGCCCACCTACACGGCCGCCACCCAAACCTGCACCGCCACCTACTGCCACGGCAACACCCTGGACAAACCGGCGTCCGCCATCCTCTCCCCCTCGTGGACGACGCCCTTCCTGACCGGCAGCGCCGCCAGCGACTGCATCAAGTGCCACGGCTACCCGCCCAGCTCCCACGCCGCCGGCATGACGCCGACCCAGTGCATCACCTGCCACCCCCACGTCAACAGCAGCGGCACCGGTTTCACCGACGCCACCAAGCACATCAACGGCGTTGTCGACGCCACCGGCAGCCACGCGGTGCCCTACCTGACCCATAACGCCTCGGCCGCGGCCTCCTGCCTGGCGGCCAACGGCGGCTGCCACAGCACCGGCACGGCCGCCTCACCCTATCCGGCCGCCACCGGCGTACCGCCGGACTGCATGTCGTGCCACACCCTGGCCGACCCCCTGGGCACCGGCAACGGCCTGGGCAACTGCAAATCGTGCCACGGTACCGGCGGCACCGGCACGCTGGCCGCCCCGACCGGCACCACTTGGCCCAACATCCGCGGTACCAACACGAATGCCCGCCATCCGAGCCACCAGGGGTCGAGCTGCGGCTACTGCCACCCCAATGTGGACACCACCGGCAGGTTCACCGGCACCATCGCTGCGGGCACCGTCGCCGCCGGTTCCGGTGCCGGGGTGAACCACGGCCCCAACAAGACCATGACCAGCGGCACCAGCCAGACGAACGTAGTCAACACCGCCGCCGGCATCGTGCCCAAGACGCCGCGCGGCACCGGCGCCACCTGCACCCACGGCAGCATCACCGCGGGCAACTGCCACAACGGGTCGGGCACCCAGACGTGGTAG
- a CDS encoding DUF4124 domain-containing protein, with translation MFTKLVLALVILSLGFSLAGAEMYKWVDENGVVTFKDTPPPASKKRRKVKVYNDSDFAPAPLAQPQPQPAPRGTTKKIVAPAEPARKEGFSGMVELYVTDWCGYCKKAQAYLKGRGIPYVAYDIEKDGAAHKRYKELGGRGVPLIIIGSNRMNGFSQESLEYYLNSGR, from the coding sequence ATGTTCACAAAGCTGGTGCTGGCACTCGTCATCCTGTCGCTTGGCTTCTCGCTCGCCGGAGCCGAGATGTACAAATGGGTGGATGAAAACGGGGTGGTGACCTTCAAGGACACGCCTCCACCTGCCTCCAAGAAGCGCAGGAAGGTAAAGGTCTATAACGACAGCGACTTCGCTCCAGCCCCCCTCGCTCAACCACAACCCCAACCCGCGCCGCGCGGTACAACGAAGAAGATAGTGGCACCGGCCGAACCCGCCAGGAAAGAGGGCTTCTCCGGTATGGTGGAACTCTACGTCACGGACTGGTGCGGCTACTGCAAAAAGGCCCAGGCGTACCTGAAAGGCAGGGGCATACCCTACGTCGCCTACGACATCGAAAAGGACGGCGCCGCCCATAAACGTTACAAGGAACTGGGTGGCCGCGGCGTGCCGCTGATCATCATCGGTTCGAACAGGATGAACGGTTTTTCCCAGGAGTCACTGGAGTATTATCTGAATAGCGGCAGGTAA
- a CDS encoding addiction module antidote protein, which translates to MKQMTDYESDLHEWLKSPENAAAYLNAVLEDGDKSAMLIALREVAQANGGMAAIAERSHVKRESLYQMLSKRGNPELTSLFNVLHGMGLTITIQPMQEVPA; encoded by the coding sequence ATGAAACAGATGACCGATTATGAATCCGATCTTCACGAGTGGCTGAAATCCCCGGAAAATGCGGCTGCGTATCTCAACGCAGTCCTGGAGGATGGCGACAAGTCAGCCATGTTGATTGCATTGCGGGAAGTGGCGCAGGCTAACGGCGGCATGGCGGCAATTGCCGAAAGATCGCATGTAAAGCGCGAAAGTCTTTACCAGATGCTTTCGAAGCGGGGCAACCCGGAACTTACCAGCCTGTTTAATGTGCTCCACGGTATGGGGCTGACTATTACCATCCAGCCAATGCAAGAGGTTCCGGCATAA
- a CDS encoding ribonuclease J produces the protein MMAYQHGDDIIIADCGLMFPEPEMLGIDYVIPDIAWLRERSEFVRAICLTHGHEDHIGALPFVLQELNVPVYGTALTLGFVNEKLKEYKLDGEVQLVTVKPRDTVELGCFRVEFLRVAHSVVDGCALAITTPEGVVIHTGDFKIDQTPVDGELTDLARLSYYGDRGVLALLADSTNVEREGYTISEKYVGEAFADIFPKCKGRIIVAAFSSNIHRVQQVADVAIACGRKILLNGRSMIANVRIARELGYLNIPDDMLLDLRELAYLPPEQVCMVTTGSQGEPMSALTRIALDDHKQIKLERGDTVILSSRFIPGNERTISELINHLYRRGAEVYHEKVSEVHVSGHASQEELKLMMNVVRPRFFVPVHGEYRHLVKHIQLAQKVGIPEERCILAVNGDVVSFYADTAAITEKVESGRVFVDGKGVGDVGSVVLKDRKHLSEDGMVVVIIGLNQSSGALIHGPDIVSRGFVFEDESQEYLETARGIVVDALDELNDEMRRDTEAVKTAVRQALRRFFKKTIERRPVILPVIMEM, from the coding sequence ATGATGGCCTACCAGCATGGCGACGATATCATCATCGCCGACTGCGGCCTCATGTTCCCCGAGCCGGAGATGCTCGGCATCGACTACGTCATCCCCGACATCGCCTGGCTGCGGGAACGCAGCGAGTTTGTCCGCGCCATCTGCCTGACCCACGGCCACGAGGACCACATCGGCGCGCTCCCCTTCGTGTTGCAGGAGCTGAACGTGCCGGTGTACGGCACGGCCCTGACCCTCGGCTTCGTCAACGAAAAGCTCAAGGAGTACAAGCTGGACGGCGAGGTCCAACTGGTCACGGTCAAGCCCCGGGATACCGTGGAGCTGGGCTGCTTCCGGGTGGAATTCCTGCGGGTGGCCCACTCCGTCGTGGACGGCTGCGCCCTGGCCATCACGACGCCCGAAGGGGTGGTGATCCACACCGGCGACTTCAAGATCGACCAGACTCCGGTGGACGGTGAGCTGACCGACCTGGCCCGGCTCTCGTACTACGGAGACCGGGGGGTGCTGGCCCTGCTTGCCGATTCCACCAACGTGGAGCGCGAGGGGTACACCATCTCCGAGAAGTACGTGGGCGAGGCCTTTGCCGACATCTTCCCGAAATGCAAAGGGCGCATCATCGTGGCGGCCTTTTCCAGCAACATCCATCGGGTGCAGCAGGTGGCCGACGTGGCCATCGCCTGCGGCCGCAAGATCCTCCTGAACGGCCGCTCCATGATCGCCAACGTGCGCATCGCCCGCGAGCTGGGCTACCTGAACATCCCCGACGACATGCTCCTGGACCTGCGCGAGCTGGCCTACCTGCCGCCCGAACAGGTGTGCATGGTCACCACCGGCAGCCAGGGGGAGCCCATGTCGGCCTTGACCCGCATCGCCCTGGACGACCACAAGCAGATCAAGCTGGAGCGGGGCGACACGGTCATCCTCTCCTCGCGCTTCATCCCGGGCAACGAGCGGACCATCTCGGAGCTGATCAACCACCTGTACCGCCGTGGGGCCGAGGTCTACCACGAGAAGGTTTCCGAGGTCCACGTGTCGGGCCACGCCAGCCAGGAAGAGCTCAAGCTGATGATGAACGTGGTCCGGCCGCGTTTCTTCGTGCCGGTGCACGGCGAATACCGTCACCTGGTCAAGCATATCCAACTGGCCCAGAAGGTCGGCATCCCCGAGGAACGCTGCATCCTGGCCGTCAACGGCGACGTGGTCTCCTTTTACGCCGATACGGCGGCCATCACCGAAAAAGTGGAGTCGGGGCGGGTCTTTGTGGACGGCAAGGGGGTCGGCGACGTGGGGAGCGTGGTGCTCAAGGACCGCAAGCACCTCTCCGAGGACGGCATGGTGGTGGTGATCATCGGCCTGAACCAGTCCAGCGGCGCGCTGATCCACGGGCCGGATATCGTCTCCCGGGGGTTCGTGTTCGAGGACGAGAGCCAGGAGTACCTGGAGACCGCCCGCGGCATCGTGGTCGATGCCCTGGACGAGCTGAACGACGAGATGCGCCGCGATACGGAGGCGGTCAAGACCGCCGTGCGCCAGGCGTTGCGGCGGTTCTTCAAGAAGACCATTGAGCGCAGGCCGGTGATATTGCCGGTGATTATGGAGATGTAG
- a CDS encoding GPMC system transcriptional regulator: MPTDTRLDALRAKIATYGKENQGELLYALSEGARLLSGSERVRIYLEDLTRGALSCVYATGDQAAAIRDVHFPIISTETVVSSVFVSQYPVDFKSAAAPPLSADRLFAETFSFRSAWIMPVVSLGKSIGVLCVDSETGGEILNAQDKSLLADFTGFAADRLDQARIYHQQVQLARRLEEFKAREAAGMMVQSAVRLIEKLSLASVLVPGQQPGAAVGELEILASYSEDAGLKALYDQQGAIDLHRGRSLISQYVDDQAVIDDERLLKPIFIADLTQHRLQKRELTESMALRSLYVVPRFEPKSRRVICLVNYFSHDLYRFSDFEMGLLQTHAEMVERVISEVGGEHLEIRVLSEITDLLNESTESLQPFLTKVLSKATELIGADTGSIAVVSERDGVKWLVVEDEAGTIIGAKNKEWLKKYIPPFLIGGEELPPEERSLTGYVAFTKQPKIIARVEEEQQASGFHRSMSDLLKSEIAVPVICDDEVIAVICLNSLYYDHFREEHRRILQIIGSLTARHISDLQRIERLQGEVNRLTSDVAYKDPHVSSYRLGNMIGNSSASQAVVEFISTVSRPLFNRIVFWSRNILQEATIGLPSILVTGPTGSGKEFFFNNLYNNLNGLYRSQINPGGELPVKKSNIAAYAGELTYSELFGHKKGAFTGAYTDRRGILEETIGGIVFLDEIGDADPKTQVQLLRFLDNGGFVRLGENTERYSRVLVVAATNKNLQEEIAAGRFREDLYHRLAELSIRLPSLNERREDIPDLSVHFLGKLYRTYRGENEPSDKPPVLTREAKEILTRHTYKGNIRELRSILLRALFFRRKNVITGDAIAQAVAGMGDGGNSARQLPPARDLDERLADDILHRIAGGGDFWGEVYEPFSRSDIPRETVRLVIEKARAAAGKTLPAVARYLKAVGGGDAEEERLRLYKFKNFLYKTVKIG, encoded by the coding sequence ATGCCCACCGATACCAGACTGGACGCCTTGCGCGCCAAGATCGCCACCTACGGCAAGGAGAACCAGGGGGAGCTGCTGTACGCCCTCTCCGAGGGCGCCCGCCTGCTGTCCGGGAGCGAACGGGTGCGCATCTACCTGGAGGACCTGACCCGGGGGGCGCTCTCCTGCGTCTATGCCACCGGCGACCAGGCGGCGGCCATCCGCGACGTGCATTTCCCCATCATCTCCACCGAGACCGTGGTTTCCAGTGTCTTCGTCAGCCAGTATCCCGTGGATTTCAAGAGCGCCGCAGCCCCGCCCCTGTCGGCCGACCGCCTCTTTGCCGAGACCTTCTCCTTCCGTTCTGCCTGGATCATGCCGGTGGTGAGCCTGGGCAAGTCCATCGGCGTGCTCTGCGTCGACAGCGAAACGGGCGGGGAGATCCTGAACGCCCAGGACAAGTCGCTTTTGGCCGATTTTACCGGTTTCGCGGCCGACCGGCTCGACCAGGCCCGCATCTATCACCAGCAGGTGCAGTTGGCCCGCCGCCTGGAGGAGTTCAAGGCCCGGGAGGCGGCGGGCATGATGGTGCAGTCGGCGGTGCGGCTGATCGAGAAGCTCTCCCTGGCGTCGGTGCTCGTGCCGGGACAGCAGCCGGGAGCGGCGGTGGGCGAACTGGAGATCCTGGCCAGCTATTCGGAGGACGCGGGGCTCAAGGCGCTCTACGACCAGCAGGGGGCCATCGATCTGCACCGGGGCCGGTCGCTGATCTCCCAGTATGTGGACGACCAGGCGGTGATCGACGACGAGCGCCTGCTCAAGCCGATCTTCATCGCCGACCTGACCCAGCACCGGCTGCAAAAGCGGGAACTGACCGAGTCCATGGCCCTGCGCTCACTCTACGTGGTGCCGCGCTTCGAGCCCAAGAGCCGCCGCGTCATCTGCCTGGTGAACTATTTTTCCCACGACCTGTACCGGTTCAGCGATTTCGAGATGGGGCTGTTGCAGACCCATGCCGAGATGGTGGAGCGGGTCATCAGCGAGGTGGGGGGCGAACATCTGGAGATCCGGGTGCTGTCCGAGATCACCGACCTGCTGAACGAGAGCACCGAGAGCCTCCAGCCGTTTTTGACCAAGGTGCTCTCCAAGGCCACCGAGCTGATCGGCGCGGATACCGGCAGCATCGCCGTGGTCAGCGAGCGGGACGGGGTCAAGTGGCTGGTGGTGGAGGACGAGGCCGGGACGATCATCGGCGCCAAGAACAAGGAGTGGCTCAAGAAGTACATCCCGCCGTTTCTCATCGGCGGCGAGGAATTGCCGCCCGAGGAGCGCAGCCTCACCGGCTACGTGGCTTTCACCAAGCAGCCCAAGATCATCGCCCGGGTGGAGGAGGAGCAGCAGGCCAGCGGCTTCCACCGCTCCATGAGCGACCTGTTGAAGAGCGAGATCGCCGTGCCGGTTATCTGCGACGACGAGGTGATCGCGGTGATCTGCCTCAACTCCCTGTACTACGACCATTTCCGCGAGGAGCACCGCCGCATCCTCCAGATCATCGGCTCCCTCACCGCCCGGCATATTTCGGACCTGCAGCGCATCGAGCGGCTCCAGGGGGAGGTGAACCGGCTGACCAGCGACGTGGCCTACAAGGACCCGCACGTCTCCTCCTACCGCCTGGGCAACATGATCGGCAACAGCTCCGCGTCCCAGGCCGTGGTGGAGTTCATCAGCACCGTTTCGCGGCCGCTGTTCAACCGGATCGTCTTCTGGAGCCGCAACATCCTCCAGGAGGCCACCATCGGGCTGCCGTCGATCCTGGTGACCGGCCCCACCGGTTCGGGCAAGGAGTTCTTTTTCAACAACCTGTACAACAACCTAAACGGCCTCTACCGCAGCCAGATCAACCCGGGGGGCGAGCTGCCGGTCAAGAAGAGCAACATCGCCGCCTATGCCGGGGAGTTGACCTATTCCGAACTGTTCGGCCACAAGAAGGGGGCCTTCACTGGCGCCTACACCGACCGGCGCGGCATCCTGGAGGAGACCATCGGCGGCATCGTCTTCCTGGACGAGATCGGCGATGCCGACCCCAAGACCCAGGTGCAGCTGCTCCGCTTCCTGGACAACGGCGGGTTCGTGCGCCTGGGAGAGAACACGGAACGCTACAGCCGCGTGCTGGTGGTGGCGGCCACCAACAAGAACCTGCAGGAGGAGATCGCCGCCGGCCGTTTCCGCGAGGACCTGTACCACCGCCTGGCCGAACTCTCCATCCGCCTGCCGTCCCTCAACGAGCGGCGCGAGGACATCCCCGACCTGTCGGTGCACTTCCTGGGGAAGCTGTACCGCACCTACCGGGGCGAAAACGAGCCCTCGGACAAGCCCCCCGTGCTCACCAGGGAGGCCAAGGAGATCCTCACGCGGCATACCTACAAGGGGAATATCCGCGAACTGCGCAGCATCCTGCTCCGGGCGCTCTTTTTCCGGCGCAAGAACGTCATCACGGGCGACGCCATCGCCCAGGCCGTTGCCGGCATGGGCGATGGCGGCAACAGTGCCCGGCAGCTCCCCCCGGCCCGGGACCTGGACGAGCGGCTGGCCGACGACATCCTGCACCGGATCGCCGGTGGTGGCGATTTCTGGGGCGAGGTGTACGAACCGTTTTCCCGCAGCGACATCCCCCGGGAGACGGTGCGGCTGGTGATCGAAAAGGCGCGCGCCGCGGCGGGCAAGACCCTGCCGGCCGTGGCGCGCTACCTCAAGGCGGTTGGGGGCGGAGATGCGGAGGAAGAACGGCTGCGGCTGTACAAGTTCAAGAATTTTTTGTACAAGACGGTGAAGATCGGCTGA
- a CDS encoding toll/interleukin-1 receptor domain-containing protein has translation MRRGRDNYLFAEGDLDATLRAHFAKAQDIVDTIPTKKFVSSTDEQLLNELMEQLAVKPLELLEAEKTMRKEEVKIDVSGDPMRNIFNRGGGPLYVDGTRVRILVPFKGDPGLWKLRPNSWRTTFPCANINESHGKSEGTVEIIIDTPIDEGPEKIKQQYERTLDDIKFYLTSQASQLQNITVSLSGQIYAAISRRRQRMSAHDDISDLLGIPLVVTSEALPAETPKSSRVEKTASAAPKQPQKEWDVFISHASEDKEAFARPLASALQDAGLHVWFDEFTLRVGDSLRRSIDKGLAHSKYGVVVISESFLQKEWPQKELDGLVAREFEGNKVILPVWHNVALETVRSNSPLLADRLATSSQKGLQQVVKDLLDAMGR, from the coding sequence ATGAGAAGAGGCAGGGATAATTATCTTTTTGCAGAAGGCGACCTTGATGCAACGCTACGAGCACATTTCGCTAAGGCTCAAGACATAGTTGATACTATTCCCACTAAAAAATTCGTATCTTCAACCGACGAACAGTTGTTGAATGAATTAATGGAACAATTAGCAGTCAAACCACTAGAGCTTCTTGAAGCCGAGAAAACAATGCGGAAGGAAGAGGTGAAAATAGATGTCAGTGGTGACCCTATGCGTAATATATTCAATCGAGGTGGTGGCCCGCTTTACGTAGATGGCACACGCGTCAGAATATTGGTTCCTTTCAAAGGAGATCCTGGTCTTTGGAAACTTCGCCCGAACTCTTGGCGCACTACCTTTCCATGTGCAAACATCAATGAGTCCCACGGAAAGTCAGAAGGAACAGTTGAAATAATCATTGATACCCCAATCGATGAAGGCCCAGAGAAAATCAAGCAGCAATATGAAAGAACTCTTGACGATATAAAATTTTACTTAACCAGCCAAGCATCCCAACTCCAAAATATCACTGTTTCATTGTCGGGACAGATATATGCTGCAATAAGCAGACGTCGTCAACGAATGTCTGCTCATGACGATATTTCTGATCTCTTGGGTATACCGTTAGTTGTAACTTCAGAGGCCCTTCCGGCTGAGACTCCAAAGTCTTCACGGGTTGAAAAGACTGCATCAGCAGCCCCCAAACAACCACAAAAAGAATGGGACGTTTTCATCTCTCATGCATCTGAGGACAAAGAGGCTTTTGCACGCCCGCTTGCTAGCGCGTTGCAAGATGCTGGTCTTCATGTTTGGTTTGATGAATTTACCCTACGTGTTGGGGACAGTCTCCGCCGATCAATCGATAAAGGTTTGGCTCACTCAAAATATGGGGTAGTAGTGATAAGTGAATCATTTCTTCAAAAGGAATGGCCGCAAAAAGAATTAGATGGTTTAGTAGCTAGAGAATTTGAGGGGAATAAAGTTATTTTGCCAGTATGGCATAATGTTGCTTTGGAGACGGTCAGATCTAACTCGCCACTCCTTGCCGACCGATTAGCAACATCATCTCAAAAGGGACTTCAACAAGTTGTGAAGGACTTGCTTGATGCTATGGGGCGATAG
- a CDS encoding helix-turn-helix domain-containing protein, whose product MSYTHLTEKGRYVISHLRLAKFSLREIARRLGRGGIPGIAYLTHNLVSCPQNSYYLKLPRSFNLEMIISASASSIDVPKRKVFAP is encoded by the coding sequence ATGTCCTACACTCATCTTACCGAAAAAGGTCGATATGTCATTAGCCATTTAAGATTGGCGAAATTTAGTTTGCGAGAGATTGCCCGACGTCTTGGGCGAGGGGGAATTCCGGGGATAGCATACTTAACTCATAATTTAGTATCCTGCCCCCAGAACTCGTACTATTTGAAATTACCCCGTTCCTTCAATTTGGAGATGATCATATCGGCCTCTGCCTCATCAATTGACGTTCCAAAACGGAAAGTTTTTGCCCCATAG
- a CDS encoding tol-pal system YbgF family protein — protein sequence MDERIKKTAVNAVIIVVLTLLLFLAGTWWRLETQFRAGEAAFGKGDFTGALAGYESAIHMYIPSHPTIAKAAQRLWQLGEIAERQGDVNRALIAYRALRSAFYADRWLTQPGADWIERCDQKIAMLVPLQRER from the coding sequence ATGGACGAACGAATCAAGAAAACCGCCGTCAATGCCGTCATCATCGTGGTGCTTACCCTGCTGTTGTTCCTCGCCGGGACCTGGTGGCGGCTGGAGACCCAGTTCCGGGCGGGTGAGGCGGCCTTCGGCAAGGGCGATTTCACCGGGGCGCTGGCGGGATACGAATCGGCCATCCATATGTATATCCCCTCCCATCCGACCATCGCGAAAGCGGCCCAAAGGCTCTGGCAACTGGGGGAAATCGCGGAGCGGCAGGGGGACGTCAACCGCGCCCTGATCGCCTACCGCGCCCTGCGGAGCGCCTTCTACGCCGACCGCTGGCTGACGCAGCCCGGCGCGGACTGGATCGAACGCTGTGATCAAAAAATCGCCATGCTGGTGCCGTTGCAGCGGGAACGGTAG
- a CDS encoding type II toxin-antitoxin system RelE/ParE family toxin produces MQTEPYRIAYYTDEHGNKPFREWLQGLRDQVAAVRIRARLTRVKAGNFGTVRNVGEGVVELKIDHGPGYRVYYAIDAGTIILLLCGGDKGTQQRDIETARKFWKNHQEQRK; encoded by the coding sequence ATGCAAACGGAACCATACCGGATAGCCTACTACACCGACGAACACGGGAACAAGCCATTCCGGGAATGGCTGCAAGGCTTGCGTGACCAAGTAGCGGCAGTACGCATACGTGCCCGCTTGACGCGGGTGAAAGCAGGAAACTTTGGCACAGTCCGCAATGTGGGTGAAGGCGTTGTGGAGTTGAAAATCGATCATGGCCCCGGTTACAGAGTTTATTACGCGATAGATGCCGGAACGATTATTCTTCTTTTGTGCGGCGGCGACAAAGGGACTCAGCAGCGCGACATTGAAACCGCCCGGAAGTTTTGGAAAAACCATCAGGAGCAAAGAAAATGA